In Clostridium sp., one DNA window encodes the following:
- a CDS encoding glutamine--tRNA ligase/YqeY domain fusion protein, translating to MGDNKVASNFIKNIVLDDLKSGKYKNIITRFPPEPNGYLHIGHAKSIVLNFGLADEFNGRTNLRFDDTNPIKEDTEFVESIEKDVKWLGYEWDELHFASNYFDEMYRRALILIKKGMAYVCDLTADEIRKYRGTLTEPGKESPYRNRTVDENLELFEKMKNGEFKDGEKVLRAKIDMTSPNINLRDPVIYRIAHASHQNTGNKWCIYPMYDFAHPLEDAIEGITHSICTLEFEDHRPLYDWIVRECEMENVPKQIEFARLNMTNTVMSKRKLKKLVDENFVDGWDDPRMPTIAGLRRRGFTPESIRNFCKAIGVSKAGSVVDSQMLDYFLRDDLEKKAPRTMAVLRPLKVVITNYPEGKTEEFEVENNPDDPSAGTRKVPFSRELYIEQEDYMENPPKKYYRLFPGNEVRLKGAYFIKCIDPVKDNGGNIIELHCTYDPASRGGNSPDGRKVRGTIHWVNLNTAIPAEIRLYEPLILDGGEEDSDSFLDNVNQNSLEILNGFLEPNMKSAKPGQKFQFFRHGYFNVDSKFTKNGKLVFNRIVSLKSSFKIKK from the coding sequence ATGGGCGATAATAAAGTTGCTTCAAATTTTATAAAAAACATAGTTCTAGATGATTTGAAATCCGGAAAATATAAGAATATAATCACGAGATTTCCACCGGAACCCAATGGATATTTACATATAGGGCATGCAAAGTCAATAGTGCTGAATTTTGGATTAGCTGATGAATTTAATGGAAGAACCAATCTCCGTTTTGATGATACAAATCCTATAAAGGAAGATACGGAATTTGTAGAATCCATAGAGAAGGATGTAAAATGGCTTGGATATGAATGGGATGAGCTTCATTTTGCATCAAATTATTTTGATGAGATGTACAGACGTGCTTTGATTCTTATAAAAAAGGGAATGGCCTATGTCTGTGATTTGACTGCAGATGAAATAAGAAAATACAGGGGGACGCTTACAGAGCCTGGGAAAGAAAGTCCTTATAGAAATAGGACTGTAGATGAAAATTTGGAACTGTTCGAGAAGATGAAAAATGGAGAATTCAAGGATGGAGAAAAAGTGCTCAGGGCAAAAATAGATATGACCTCTCCGAACATTAATTTGAGAGATCCTGTAATTTACCGTATAGCCCATGCTTCCCACCAGAATACAGGCAACAAGTGGTGCATATATCCAATGTATGATTTTGCACATCCGCTTGAAGATGCAATTGAAGGCATAACACATTCAATATGTACGCTTGAATTTGAAGATCACAGGCCTCTATATGACTGGATAGTGCGTGAATGTGAAATGGAAAATGTACCAAAGCAGATAGAGTTTGCAAGGCTCAATATGACAAATACTGTTATGAGCAAGAGAAAACTCAAAAAGCTTGTAGATGAAAATTTCGTAGATGGCTGGGATGATCCTCGTATGCCCACAATTGCCGGGCTTAGAAGAAGGGGATTTACGCCTGAATCAATACGAAATTTTTGCAAGGCTATAGGAGTGTCGAAGGCAGGCAGTGTAGTTGATTCACAAATGCTTGACTACTTTTTAAGGGATGATCTTGAAAAAAAGGCACCTAGGACTATGGCTGTTTTAAGACCTCTAAAGGTTGTAATAACGAATTATCCAGAAGGGAAGACTGAAGAGTTCGAAGTTGAAAATAATCCTGATGATCCTTCAGCAGGAACGAGGAAGGTTCCTTTTTCAAGAGAGCTGTATATTGAACAGGAAGATTATATGGAGAACCCTCCTAAAAAATACTACAGGCTGTTTCCAGGAAATGAAGTTAGATTGAAGGGAGCTTATTTCATAAAGTGTATTGATCCCGTCAAGGATAATGGAGGAAACATTATAGAGCTCCACTGTACTTATGATCCTGCATCAAGGGGAGGAAACAGTCCGGACGGAAGAAAAGTAAGAGGAACTATTCACTGGGTAAATCTCAATACTGCGATTCCGGCAGAGATAAGATTATATGAGCCACTGATACTGGATGGTGGAGAAGAGGATAGTGATTCTTTTCTGGATAATGTAAATCAAAACTCACTTGAAATATTGAATGGATTTCTGGAACCAAATATGAAATCAGCAAAACCTGGACAAAAATTTCAATTTTTCAGACATGGATATTTCAATGTTGACAGTAAATTTACCAAAAATGGTAAACTGGTATTTAATAGAATTGTTTCACTGAAGAGTTCTTTTAAGATAAAAAAGTAG